From a single Carassius auratus strain Wakin chromosome 38, ASM336829v1, whole genome shotgun sequence genomic region:
- the cep68 gene encoding centrosomal protein of 68 kDa yields the protein MALGVDKALSETSSQMENTSHGRWKTRIPEVIHSRQTRPLGHRAVERTRHTNVQEARDSYKERSGSKKTVTMAPVSRYMPDKSLYIMRKPLISTQWQVPILKNSSTHEDSERISYKADSPKEKDKRLSKQSFRRIPEDTPFYKSTPPLSREDLDTSMSLSDLRLWSCDEDPIFNTSAAKRSLSSPPSASLSLTAPSVPKWTSTPRSTSYPSKSHYTRKVETRPAEMMDRGRDSLLNPGSYSKNCQHGFKHMSPYQANYWACAIPNSMPPSPNRKSPSWDPEKEYQELLDYTYPLRPTMAGTLGSLEVDLLLRTDPLLQDSGIELDHSSTLSCLDLSYTGTRQEQCSPGTAQRSTKFCALNKSHSKSLDGIMSSSLYSSLDQAGLSESLDGDRKPGGHYRKFGIFSTFRPVPTFIRSTHILPRHDSLDELDIEFLRLPERLQELQVLSQQLRDISDQMSQPVITSWESLESEITSVRSPTAQVGKQEPLVEERGVEAKAGSVSEIPLTHEDHLEKAKEPGSTIQMISQDVTRRNLREVEAVMDQLSGLSMSELQRTIQTDQNENETKESLMQHIQAFCSNLKKLIQWLHKVVEKVEVLSPPMVDLESVKASLADYKSFQEDVQAHKPLTADVLQTGEMLLHCMNSASPFLKDTLVLIERQSHTLETHSEYLFSSILSAMDCLTDPRSEEASEAVPENY from the exons ATGGCTCTCGGAGTTGACAAGGCATTATCAGAAACCTCCTCACAAATGGAGAACACGAGCCATGGGAGGTGGAAGACCAGGATCCCGGAGGTGATTCACAGCAGGCAAACTAGACCCCTCGGTCACAGAGCTGTTGAGAGGACAAGGCATACAAATGTCCAGGAGGCCAGGGACTCATACAAAGAGAGGAGTGGCAGCAAAAAGACGGTCACTATGGCACCTGTTTCCAGGTATATGCCAGACAAAAGCCTCTATATCATGAGAAAACCACTGATCTCAACACAATGGCAGGTGCCCATCCTGAAGAACTCATCTACACATGAAGACTCGGAGAGG ATCAGTTACAAAGCAGATTCCCCTAAAGAAAAGGATAAACGTCTGTCAAAACAGTCATTTAGACGTATCCCAGAAGATACTCCATTTTATAAATCTACCCCACCATTATCCAGAGAAGACCTGGATACCTCCATGAGCTTATCAGACCTCAGACTGTGGTCATGTGATGAGGATCCTATTTTTAACACTTCAGCTGCCAAACGCAGTCTGTCCAGTCCCCCCTCAGCTTCTTTGAGCCTCACAGCACCCTCAGTGCCTAAGTGGACATCCACTCCTAGAAGCACTTCTTATCCGTCCAAGTCTCATTACACAAGAAAGGTAGAAACAAGACCAGCTGAGATGATGGACAGAGGAAGAGATTCTCTTCTTAACCCAGGATCTTACAGTAAGAACTGTCAACATGGGTTCAAACACATGTCACCTTATCAGGCCAACTACTGGGCCTGTGCCATCCCCAACTCGATGCCACCCTCTCCGAACCGTAAATCCCCCAGTTGGGATCCTGAAAAGGAGTACCAGGAGCTCCTGGACTACACGTACCCTCTGAGACCCACCATGGCTGGTACATTGGGTTCATTAGAGGTGGATCTTCTCTTGCGAACTGATCCGTTGTTGCAAGACTCGGGCATTGAGTTGGACCACTCTTCCACTCTGTCTTGTTTAGACCTGTCCTATACAGGGACTCGACAGGAACAGTGTAGCCCAGGAACAGCGCAAAGGTCAACTAAGTTTTGTGCTCTTAACAAGTCACATTCGAAGTCCTTAGATGGCATCATGTCCAGTAGCCTGTACTCTTCACTAGACCAAGCTGGCTTGTCAGAGAGTCTGGACGGTGACAGGAAGCCAGGGGGCCATTATCGTAAATTTGGCATCTTCTCGACATTCAGACCTGTACCCACTTTCATTAGATCAACTCACATCCTTCCTCGTCATGATTCGCTGGACGAGTTGGACATAGAGTTTCTTCGCCTACCAGAAAGGCTACAAGAACTTCAGGTGCTTTCACAGCAGCTAAGGGACATTAGTGACCAGATGAGTCAACCAGTCATCACCAGCTGGGAATCCCTGGAGAGCGAGATCACCTCAGTCCGATCACCAACGGCTCAAGTGGGAAAGCAGGAACCACTGGTGGAAGAAAGGGGTGTTGAAGCAAAAGCGGGATCAGTTTCTGAAATTCCTCTCACACATGAGGATCATTTAGAGAAAGCAAAGGAGCCTGGTTCCACAATCCAGATGATTAGCCAAGACGTGACTAGGAGGAACCTGAGGGAGGTGGAAGCTGTTATGGATCAACTGAGCGGACTGTCAATGTCAGAGCTTCAGAGGACAATACAAACAGACCAGAATGAAAATGAGACCAAGGAGTCACTAATGCAGCACATACAA GCATTTTGCTCGAACCTAAAAAAGCTGATTCAGTGGCTGCACAAGGTGGTAGAGAAAGTAGAAGTTCTTTCTCCTCCCATGGTTGACTTGGAGAGCGTCAAAGCCTCCTTGGCTGATTACAAG AGTTTTCAGGAAGATGTTCAGGCTCATAAGCCCCTCACAGCAGATGTTCTGCAGACCGGAGAGATGCTTTTGCATTGCATGAATTCAGCCTCTCCAT TTCTGAAAGACACACTGGTGCTGATAGAGAGGCAGTCTCACACACTGGAAACTCATTCAGAGTATCTTTTCTCCTCTATTCTGTCAGCCATGGACTGCCTCACTGACCCCAGATCTGAGGAAGCATCAG AAGCAGTTCCTGAGAATTATTAG